Below is a genomic region from Pseudovibrio brasiliensis.
GGTCATAAAAAATTCCTTAGGCTCAAAACATCTGTCAGATCGCGGCAATTGGGATATGCGCTAAGTCAGAAGTAAAATGGATTTCGATTACACGTTTGAATAGCGCTTAGTGTTGCCGTTTATGATTGCTATGTAAAATTGATTTATCGGCAAAAATCATAGCGAATTTGCTATGTGAGCCTTTGGGAAATGTTCGGTGCCTTGGTCACGTCGTAAACCAAGGCACCGATTGATTTGATCAGGAAAGCAGCTTTGGTAGCCAGAGGGTTAGGGCTGGGAAGCTGACCAGAATGGCGACGCGTACCAGTTCCGCTCCGAAGAAAGGTGCTACGCCTTTGAAGGTCTGGCTCATTGGCGTGTCTTTGGCCAGAGCTGAGATGACGAAGACGTTCATGCCCACTGGTGGCGTGATCAACCCGAGTTCGACGACGATTAGCGCCAGAATGCCAAACCAAATTTTCAGGTCTTCCGTGCTCATGCCATACCCAGCACCATCTGCACCTTGATACATGCCGCCGTTCAGTTCCATCAGAACCGGCCAGAAGAACGGGATCACCAGCAGCATCATAGACATACTGTCCATCAGGCAACCCAGTGCGATCAAAGCAAGCAGGATCAGCAGCATCACGGTCATCGGTTCCAGACCAGAGCCTGCAATCCATGCGGCGGTCTCTTGTGGGAGGCCAATGCGAGACATGAAAATTTTGAGCAGCTCAGCACCCAGTAGGATCAGATAGATCATACCTGACGTGGCTGCTGTCTCCTTCAGCGCTTCGATCATGTCTCCAAATGCGAGATTGCGCTGGAGGAGGCCGAACATCATCACGAGGAACACACCCACTGCAGCAGCCGGTGTCGGATTATAGAAGCCTAAATAGATGCCACCGATGACAAGTCCGAAAACCGTCAGCACAGGCAACACGCCGATGGAAGCTGCGAGGAACTCTTCACGCGTTCCGGCACCACCAGCAGGGCCGGAGGAAGGGCTGACGAAAACGTAGAGCGCGATGACTGCCAAGAACAAAAGAACGGCCAAAATACCCGGAATAAACGCAGCAACGAACATAGTAACGATGTTTGCTTCCACGATCACCGCATAGATGATCAAAACAACGCTTGGCGGGATGAGAATGCCCAGAACTCCGCCAGCGGCGAGTGTTCCAGTGGCCAAAGCGCCTGAATAATTGTAACGCTTCAGCTCTGGCAGAGCCACTTTGCCCATGGTTGACGCGGTCGCAAGCGAGGATCCACAAACCGCGCCGAACCCGGCGCAGGAGGCGATAGCGGCCATTGCGGTGCCGCCTTTCATCCAACCCAGCCACGCATTGGCCGCTCTGAACAAGGACTGGCTCAAGCCGGTTTTTGAGGCGAGCGCCCCCATCAGAATGAACAGTGGAATGACAGAGAGGTCGTAGATCGCGAACTGGCCATATGCCAATGTTTTCAATTGGCTAAGTAGCAGCATTGGGCCGTTGATCAGCGCAATCCCGACTCCGCCTACAAGGATCATAGCGTAAGCAATCGGGATACGGATAACAATAAGGAACACCAAAACGGCGAGGGCACCAAAGCCCATGAAAAGACTAGCCGCCATCAGGTTCTCCGGATCAGATCTCTGGAGTTTTCACTCAAGGTGATGACTGCGCCAATGCTCAGTAGGAAAAGCGAAATCAAAACAGGTACATACGCATACCAAATAGGGATCTGCAAAATTGCGGTGGTGTATTCGTATTCTCGTTGATCAGACATACCGTAGTACATGCGCCACAACAGCAGCAGCCCAAACCCAAACGCAATCACAGACGCGATCAGTGCGAGAAACGCCTTTAAACGTGGTCCTGCTTTGCTGGTAAAAATGTCCGCTGTGACATTGGCATCGGTGATCTGGCAGAATGGTAGGAAAGAGAAAACCGCGATAGCGACGCCGATCTCGGAGAGCTCGAAATCCCCGGGAAATGGAGCGGCCCACATGTTGCCAAGAGTGGAGTAGATGTTGACTGCGACCACTGCCAGCAGAACCAAACCACCGGCAAGTGCCCATGCTACAATAAGTTTTTCGAAAGCACCGGCAATGCCGGTGCGTCCGAGTTTTTGAAAGGCGCCCATAGCTACTCGCTGTGCTTGGAAATCAATGCCTGTGCTTTTGCAACCATCGCGTTGCCATCAATGCCTTTTTTGGAAACTTCCGAGGTCCACTTTTCAACCACTGGAGCCAGAGCTTCTTTGAAGACAGCTGTTTCTTCGTCAGAAAGAGTGATGTGTTTATTGCCTGACTTTACCGCGAGGCCGATGCCAAAGTCATCTGTCGCACGCCAAACTTCACCAACCTTTGCCCACCACTCAGCGCCAGATGCATCGCGGAAAGCCTTCTGAATGTCTTCAGGCAAACCTTCCCAGCGCTCTTTGTTCATGGAAACCTGGAAGACAGAAGTACCAAAGCGTGCTTTGCCAGCACCTTCGATCTGGTATTCGGTCTGTTCCTGTATCTTCAGCGGTGGGATGATTTCCCAAGGAATGAACGCCGCATCAATCACGCCCTTCTGCAGAGCTGTCGGTAGTTCCGGAACCGGCATCGCTGCTGGAGACGCGCCAAGCGCTTCAATCACCCATGCACCGGTGCGCGATGGTGTGCGGATGCGCATGCCTGCCATATCTGCTGGGCTACGGACTTCTTTATCCCGTGTTTGCAAGCCGTTACCTGCATGCACATGCAGGAACATCACTTCAAGGCCTTTGTAGTCAGCCTTAAGATCGCTCTCGAACATGTCGTAGAGCGCAAGATTTGCAGCGCGAGGATCATCAAGAAAAACAAACGGCAGTTCCATCACTTCAGTGCGTGGGAACAGGCCAGGTGTGTAGCCATTCAGGGTCCAGACCAGATCAACCACGCCGTCACGAGCCTGGTTCACCAGCTCAGGCGGGCGACCACCCAGTGACATGGATGGGTAGATCTCGATTTTAACCTGACCACCGGAATTCTCTTCAACGGCCTTTGCCCATGGTTCCAACATCTTGGTCTGTGCCGGTGCCTTCGGGCTTAGAAAATGGTGAAGCTTAAAAGTGTATTCTGCCGCGCCTGCCATGGAAACACTGGCAAACAGAAGCGCTGTTGAAGCGCAAAGGCCTTTGAAATTACCAAACATAAGTATGTGACCCTCCTGAAGAATGGTCTAAACCAGACATGCCTTCCTGATCCTGTAACTTGGGACAGTCTCAGCTCCCGAAGGCTGTCGAATTCTTAATCACGATCCGGATGATCCGCCAAGGGAATTCTTAGGAATCACCACTGTGAATTCGGAGAATTACATACACTTTTCAAAATGAATAATGAAAAATACCGTGCTTTTCATGCCGCATTGGGTATCAATATGCACTCTGAAATGACTTCCCTTCAGTAGGCAGGAGCGTGTGTTTCTTCTCGCTCGCTCAGGTCCATCAGAATCTCTGCAAAGCATTGAGCTGCGCTGTCCAGTGTCTCACCTGCACGCATGTTGAGGCCGACTGAGCCCACCGTTGCGCGAGTGTCGATGGGCAGTTCTACAAACTGGCCGCTCTCGATCTCGCGGGCAATCACGCCGCGAGAAATGATCCAGATCGCATTGTATTCTTGAGTGAACGCTCTGCCGAATGAGTCTGATACGGTCTCGATCGCCTGCTCTGGTTCCGGAATGCCGTGTTCGATGAAGAGACGGTCCACGAAAGGGCGGATAATCGAGGCTGCGGAAGGCATTAGGACGGGAAAGGCATCCAGCTCACTCACGCTGATTTGTGGCTTACCTGCCAACGGATGGTTCTTGTCGACGGCAAACACAACACGTTCGCGGTAATGCGGCTCAAACACCAATCCCTGCATGTTTTCAGGTGCGGGAAGGCGGCCCATAACCAGATCTAGCTCACCATTTCGTAGCTGATCCAGCAGCACGTGGTTCTCACCAGTAACGATATGAAGGCGGTTGCGCAGCCCCGTATCAAGGAAAGCTTTGACAGCTTGTGGAATGAGGGAAGCGGCGACAGTTGGCAGTGCGCCGATGCGCACCATTGGCCCGTCGCTATAGCTGAGCTGAGATAATGCATTGATGCCGTTGCGGGCAGCAGCCAGACTGGTGCCTGCGTGGCGCAGGAATACCTCACCGTAATGAGTAATGCGGATTCCGCGCCCGTCTTTTTCAATCAGAGGCTGCCCGCATATTTCTTCCAATTCGCGAATAGTACGTGTGACAGCTGGCTGTGTGAGATGAAGCACCTCCGCAGCGCGGCTCACGCTGTTTTGGCGAGATACCTCAACAAAAGCTTCCAAATGCCTGAGCTTTAATCTGCGCAAGTTATTCATAACAATCTCAATATGATTAATCTGGATAATATCATTATTCATTTTGAAAAGGGCATGCAATTTATCCGTTTAGGGGGATGTGCATGCACTTCATAGACTTAAACGCGACCACGCTTCACTTCAAAAAGACCAGTTCAGACACTGCTGCTCCAGCGCTTGTTCTGATCAATTCATTGGGAACGGACTTTCGCATTTGGGATGAGTTTCTGCTTCATCTCGGGCATCAAGGCGAAGTGCTGACCTATGATAAACGCGGGCACGGTCTTTCTGGTGTTGGGGACGCGCGTTACTCCATTGATTTGCATATGCGAGACCTTGCTGCGCTCATGGACAGTCAGGGCATCAAGAATGCGGTGATTTGCGGTGTATCTGTAGGGGGAATGATTGCACTGGCGCTGCAGGCAGCCCGACCAGATTTGGTCGGAGGGCTCATCCTGTGTGACACCGCACCGCGCATTGGTGACCCTCAGGGGTGGCAAGACCGCATCGACGCGATTGAGGCCAACGGGATGGAGGGGATCGCCGATGCGGTGATGTCCCGTTGGTTCTCAGCAGGCTTTCAGGAAGAGATGCCAGCTTCTGTCGCAGGTTATCGCAATCTCTTGTGCCGAACTCCGGTGGAGGGTTACCTCGGCACTTGCGCGGCCATTCGTGACGCAGATCTGACATGCTCAGCAGCCCAGATCGACGTACCTGTTTTGTGCATCGCAGGGGAGGATGATCAGTCCACCCCACCAGAGTTGGTGGAAGAGATGGCAAACCTCATCCCTAACGCCAAGTTTGAGCGTGTACGCAACTGCGGACACTTGCCGAGCATTGAGCAACCTGAGTATCTGGCGCATCTGGTTCGGCAAGCAATTTCGCGTTGGCCGGGCGCTATTGATCAGCGCGAGCAGCGTCAAACTGAAATCTACAAACAGGGAATGCAAACACGTCGCCGGGTGTTGGGGGACACCCACGTGAATGCAGCTGAAGTGCAAAAGAACAGTTTTGATGCGCCATTTCAGGAACTTATCACGGAAGCAGCATGGGGCCATGTGTGGTCAAGGCACAACTGGACATTGCGGGAGAGGTCCATTGTAACTATTGCGCTTCTCGCTGCGTTAGGGCACCTAGATGAAGTGGCCATGCATGTGCGGGCTGCAAGAAACACCGGGGCAACACGGGAAGATATAAGCGAAGCTCTGCTGCACACCGCAATTTATGCCGGTGTACCAGCCGCAAACAGCGCCATCAAAGTCGTAAAAAATGTGTTCGCGCAGCTTGATGCGTCAGGGGAGTGAGATGAGCAAGCCAACGACCAATGCTGGTCCGTTCTTTCCGCGAGATCGAAACTGGCACCCGCAGGCATTGTCGCCCAATTACAAGACAAGTGTGTTGCGGTCTCCGCAAAAAGCACTTCTGTCATTCGGAAATACAATCAGCGAAACCACTGGGCCGGTGTTCGGTCAAAACATGCTTGGTGAGCTGGATCATGATCTGGTGTTGAACTACGCCAAGCCCGGTGAAAGCGCGTTGGGAGAACGCATCATCGTGCATGGTCACGTGCTGGATGAAGAAGCCAAACCTGTGCCAAACGCGCTGGTGGAGGTGTGGCAGGCCAATGCAGGTGGTCGCTACCGTCACAAGAAAGACGGCTATCTGGCACCGCTTGACCCGAACTTTGGTGGATGTGGCCGCGTCATCACGGATGAGAATGGATATTATGCCTTCCGCACTATTCGTCCTGGCCCATATCCATGGCCAAACGGGGTAAATGACTGGCGCCCTTCGCATATCCATTTTTCTCTGTTCGGTTCCGGCTTCGCGCAGCGTCTGATCACGCAGATGTACTTTGAGGGCGATCCGCATATTCCGATGTGCCCGATTGTTCGAACCATCAATGATCCTGAAGCCATTGAGATGCTTGTTGCCAAGCTGGATATGAACCACACCGTGCCAATGGATGCACGCGCCTATCGATTTGATATGGTTCTGCGCGGACGTCGCTCAACCATGTTTGAGAACCGTATGGAGGGCAACTGATATGACGAAGCTGGAGTATCTGAAAGAAAGCCCAAGCCAGACCGCTGGCCCTTACGTTCACATTGGTTGCACACCGAACTTCATCGGCAATATGGGGATTTTCAAGGAAGACCTTGGTGCCCGCATGGTGAATGAGCAGACCAACGGACAGCGCATCACCATTAAAGGCCGCGTGTTTGATGGAACCGGCACACCACTAAAAGACGCCATGCTAGAAATCTGGCAGGCAGACAGTGAGGGCCTGTTCAACAGTCCATCTGAAACACGTGGTGATGCAGATCCAAATTTTACAGGGTGGGGACGTCAGCCGGTTAATCTGGAAACCGGCGAGTTCTGTTTTGAAACTGTGAAACCGGGTTCTGTGCCGTTTCCTGATGGCAGAGTGCAAGCGCCGCACATCAACTTCTGGATCGTCGCGCGCGGAATCAACATCGGCCTCAACACGCGCATGTACTTCCCGGAAGAGGAAGAGGCCAATGCCGCGGATCCGGTGTTGGGCCGTATTGAACATCGTGTGCGCGTTCCAACGCTGATCGCCAAGCAATCCGGCGACACCTACACCTTTGATATTTACATTCAGGGTGAAAACGAAACCGTCTTCTTTGATATCTGATTGATGAATATGGCTGAATTTCTGTCTCTAAAAGATGCGGTCAAGAAATACCTCAAAAGCGGCGACATGGCCGCTTTTGAAGGTTTTACGCACCTCATCCCCCACGCTGCTGCCCATGAAGTCATCCGTCAAGGCATAGACGAACTCACCATCGTCCGCATGACGCCGGATCTCATTTATGATCAGCTCATCGGCATGGGTTTGGTCAAAAAGATGATCTTCTCCTATGCTGGTAACCCGGGAGTTGGTTTGCTGCGCCGAGTACGAGATTCAATCGAAAACGGTTGGCCGCGTTCCATCGAGATTGAAGAGCACTCCCATGCGGCTCTTGCTAATGCTTATGAAGCTGGTGCTGCAGGTCTGCCATGTGCGGTCTTCCGGGGGTATTTGGGAACAGAACTTCAGCGCGTGAATCCGAACATCAGAAGCGTGACCTGTCCCTTTACAGGTGAAGAGCTGGCAGCCGTTCCTTCCATTCGGCCAGATGTCGCCTTCATCCATGCGCTCAAAGCGGATCGAAAAGGCAACGTGCTGATTGAGGGGATCGTCGGTGTGCAGAAGGAGGCTGTTCTGGCTGCTACACATTCAATCGTGACAGTTGAAGAAGTGGTCGACGAGCTGGACACGCATATGAACGCTTGCATCCTGCTACATTGGACAGTCTCAGCCATATGTGAAGTGCCAGGTGGAGCGCATCCATCTTATGCGCAAGGATACTACGGCAGAGACAATAAGACTTACATCGACTGGGATCCAATCGCTGCAGATCGCGAAAAGTTCCAGGCCTGGATGGAAGAGCACGTGCTGAAGCAGGGGCCAGACGTGTTTGCGGGCCGCATCAAAGGGCTGGAGGTGACGTCATGACTGGGCACGACTTTACCCCGGACGAGATGATGGCCATCGCTGCATCCCGTGCCTTGAGCAATACAGATGTCTGCTTTGTCGGCATTGGCCCACCATCAGCTGCCTGTAACATCGCGCGCCTCACTCATGCGCCTGATATCACGTTGATCTATGAGAGCGGAACGATTGGCACTGCGCCGGATGTGTTGCCGCTTTCCATTGGAGATGGTGAACTCTGCGATACGGCGCTGACAACAGTCTCCGTGACTGAGATGTTCCGCTACTGGCTGCAGGGCGGCAAGATCACTGTCGGTTTTCTGGGGGCAGCGCAGATTGATCGCTTCGCCAACATCAACACGACGGTGGTGGGTGACTACGAGAATCCAACGGTGAGATTGCCCGGTGGTGGTGGTGCGCCAGAGATTGCGTCGTCCTCTCAGGAAATCTACATCACCATGAAGCAAAGCAAGCGTGGTTTTGTTGAGAAACTGGACTTTTTCACCTCCTTCGGACACGGGGAGGGCGGTGACCACCGTGAGCGTATGGGCATCGCGACAAAAGGCCCGACACTGCTAATTACAGACCTTGCCATCTGGAAGCCTGATCCTGTCACCAAAGAGCTGACGGTGGTTTCCCTTCATCCAGGTACGACCAAAGAACGGGTGCAACAAACCGTGTCTTGGGCTGTACGTTTTAGTGATGATTTGCAGGAGACCCCTGCGCCGACTGAGGAGGAACTGTCTGTTCTGCGCGCATTGAAGGCGCGAACAGCGGCGGCGCATGCGGGTAACAGAGTGGAGACGGCCTGATGTCAGAGGCATATATTTGCGATTATATTAGAACACCAATTGGTCGTTATGGGGGAGCACTGTCTTCAGTTCGGGCGGATGATCTGGGTGCTTTGCCAATCAAGGCACTGATGGAACGTAACCCTTCCGTGGATTGGGAAGCGGTTGATGAAGTGTATTACGGCTGTGCTAACCAAGCAGGTGAAGACAACCGCAACGTCGCGCGCATGGTTGCTCTGCTGGCGGGCCTGCCAGAAGCTGTTCCCGGCACGACACTGAACCGCCTGTGTGGTTCTGGTATGGATGCTGTGATTGCAGCAGCCCGCGCGATCAAAACAGGTGAGTGTGATTTGGTGATCGCAGGCGGCGTGGAGTCGATGTCTCGTGCACCTTTCGTCATGCCGAAAGCCACCACACCGTTTTCTCGCGCAAACGAAGTGTTCGACACCACCATTGGCTGGCGCTTTGTAAACCCAAAGATGAAGAAGCAGTTTGGCATCGACAGCATGCCAGAGACAGGTGAGAATGTGGCCGAGGATTTTGGCATCTCCCGTGCGGATCAGGATGCTTTTGCTGCCCGCTCTCAGGCAAAAGCTGCTGCTGCGCAGGAAAATGGCCGCCTTGCTAACGAGATCATTGATGTAACAATCCCTCAGCGCAAAGGTGATCCGATTATCGTCTCATCTGACGAACACCCACGTGCTGGAACGACTGCTGAGAAACTTGCAAAACTGCCAACGCCTTTCCGTGAAAACGGCAGTGTCACAGCGGGCAATGCATCCGGTGTGAATGATGGTGCAGCAGCATTGATTGTTGCATCTGCTGAAGCGGTTAAGAAATATGGCCTCATGCCAATCGCGCGTGTGCTTGGTGGAGCAACAGCAGGCGTATCTCCACGCATTATGGGTATCGGGCCTGCACCTGCTGCGAAGAAACTCTGCGCCCGCTTGGACCTGCAGCCAACTGATTTCGACATCATTGAGTTGAATGAAGCCTTTGCAAGTCAGGGGATCGCTGTCCTTCGCGAGTTGGGCCTTGATGAAAGTGCGGAACACATCAACCCGAATGGTGGTGCAATCGCATTGGGTCATCCACTCGGTATGTCTGGTGCACGTATCACCGGCACCGCTGCTCTGGAGTTGAGCCTGCAAGGCAAAAAACGTGCACTGGCGACCATGTGTATTGGCGTTGGTCAGGGCATCGCAATCGCGCTTGAAAGGGACTGATGTGGTTGTGAACCTCTTCACAGACCCGGTGTGGAGCGGATTGTTTGGAGACGAGGAGGTACAAAGTGCCTTCTCACTCGAGGCAACGTTGAACCACTATCTGGCTTACGAAGTGGCTCTCACCAATGCTTTGAATGCACATGCCCTGATTTCAACGCAAGCAAAAGAGGCTGTACTCAAAGGCTGTGAGGGTTTCGAGCCAGACCTTGCTGCACTGAAAGCAGGCGTTGCCAAAGATGGTCTGCCAATCCCGGCTTTCATCGCCCAGTTGCGTGCCCGTATTGGTGAACCTCACGCTGCCGCATGCCACAAAACATCCACCAGTCAGGATGTTATGGACACGGCACTGGCTTTGGCCCTGAAGCAAGTCTCACAAATTTTGACTACTCGTCTGGCAGCAGTGATTGGTGCACTCGAGACGCTAAAGTCAGCAAATGCTGATCATACGCTTATGGGCCGAACCCGTATGCAAGCCGCCCTGCCAATCACAGCGGGGGATCGCATTGCAACGTGGATCGCGCCGCTGAAGCGTTATCAGCAGAAGCTGGAAGATGCTGCTAAACAGGTTTCTGTGCTTCAGTACGGCGGCCCTGTTGGAACTTCAGCAACACAAGGCGAGCATGCCGAGGTCATTGCCGCGCAAATGGCGGCTGAGTTGGCTTTGGAAGTGCCCACTCAGTCATGGCATACACAGCGAGATAATCTGGTTGATTATGCGAATGTGCTTTCCATGATTTCCGGAAGCCTCGGCAAACTGGGTGCGGATGTCGCGCTGATGGCACAACAGGGTGTTGGTGAGATCAAACTTTCCGGTGGAGGCAGCTCGTCCGCCATGGCTCACAAGCACAATCCAATCAATGCAGAACTGTTGGTTACGCTGGCGCGCTACAACAGTACGCAAGTATCCGCCATGCATAGCGCGCTGGTGCATGAGCAGGAGCGTTCAGGTGCTGCATGGGCTTTGGAATGGATGATCCTGCCCGGCATGTGCATGGCGACGGGAGCCAGTCTTCAGAGTGCATTAAAGCTGCTGCAACAAACAGAGTGGATTGGAGCTCCCTTAAGTGATTAACTGCGCCAACTGAGTTTAGAGGGAGAACGAGAATGTCCAGTCGCAATGAAGCCATCCAACGGGCGGAAACCTACTTCGACAGCGGCGTATTCCTCAAAGACCTGGCACGACTAATTGCAATCCCTACTGAAAGCCAGGAACCTCACTCTAAGCCGCAACTGATGCGTTACCTGAAAGAAGAGATGCGCCCTCTGCTCGAACGTCTCGGCTTCAAAACGCACATATTCGACAACCCCAACCCAGCCGGTGGCCCTTTCCTCTATGGCGAGCGGATTGAAGACCCAAGCTTCCCTACAATTCTCACTTACGGCCATGGTGATGTGGTGCGTGGACAAGCAGGCAACTGGATGGGTGGCAGAGATCCCTTCGTTCTGGAAGAAGATGGTGATCGCATCTATGGACGCGGGACCGCTGACAATAAATGCCAGCACCTGATCAACTTGCAAGCTTTGGGGTGTTTGCTTCAGGAGAAGAAACAACTCGGCTTCAATTGCAAAGTGATCATTGAAACCTCTGAAGAAACTGGCTCTGCTGGTCTTCAGGAGTTTTTTGAAGAACACAAGAGAATGCTGGCCGCTGATGTGCTCATCGCTTCCGATGGTCCACGACTGCAAGCCGATACGCCAACAGTGTTTACAGGAGCAAGAGGTGCACAGACTTTCACATTGCAAGTAAATCTGCGCGATGGCGCCAACCACTCCGGAAACTGGGGAGGGCTGCTTGCTGATCCTGCGATCATTCTTGCCAACGCAATCTCCTGCATTGCTGATGCAAGAGGGCAGATCCAGATTCCGGGCTGGCGGCCAACCAGTCTGACGCCGGACATCCGTGAAGCGCTCAGTGAGTTGCCTGTTGGTGATCCTCAAGGGCCGACAATCAGTGAGAACTGGGGTGAGGAAGGGCTGACACCTGCCGAACGCGTATTCGGCTGGAACTCCTTTGCCGTGTTGGCCATGAAAAGCGGTGTTCCGGAAGCTCCTGTCAACGCCATCGATGGCTATGCTTTCGCTGTCTGCCAACTGCGCTATGTGGTGGGAACGGACGTTCAAGGCCTTATCCCGGCTCTGCGTGCTCATTTGGATGCGAATGGCTTCAAGGATGTCGAGATCAGACAAGAAGATCGTGGCTTCTTCCACGCGACGCGTCTTTCACCGAACAATCCGTGGGTGAACATGGTCTCTGCTTCCCTGGAAGAAACGAGCGGCAAGAAACCTCATGT
It encodes:
- a CDS encoding TRAP transporter large permease, yielding MAASLFMGFGALAVLVFLIVIRIPIAYAMILVGGVGIALINGPMLLLSQLKTLAYGQFAIYDLSVIPLFILMGALASKTGLSQSLFRAANAWLGWMKGGTAMAAIASCAGFGAVCGSSLATASTMGKVALPELKRYNYSGALATGTLAAGGVLGILIPPSVVLIIYAVIVEANIVTMFVAAFIPGILAVLLFLAVIALYVFVSPSSGPAGGAGTREEFLAASIGVLPVLTVFGLVIGGIYLGFYNPTPAAAVGVFLVMMFGLLQRNLAFGDMIEALKETAATSGMIYLILLGAELLKIFMSRIGLPQETAAWIAGSGLEPMTVMLLILLALIALGCLMDSMSMMLLVIPFFWPVLMELNGGMYQGADGAGYGMSTEDLKIWFGILALIVVELGLITPPVGMNVFVISALAKDTPMSQTFKGVAPFFGAELVRVAILVSFPALTLWLPKLLS
- the pcaQ gene encoding pca operon transcription factor PcaQ, which produces MNNDIIQINHIEIVMNNLRRLKLRHLEAFVEVSRQNSVSRAAEVLHLTQPAVTRTIRELEEICGQPLIEKDGRGIRITHYGEVFLRHAGTSLAAARNGINALSQLSYSDGPMVRIGALPTVAASLIPQAVKAFLDTGLRNRLHIVTGENHVLLDQLRNGELDLVMGRLPAPENMQGLVFEPHYRERVVFAVDKNHPLAGKPQISVSELDAFPVLMPSAASIIRPFVDRLFIEHGIPEPEQAIETVSDSFGRAFTQEYNAIWIISRGVIAREIESGQFVELPIDTRATVGSVGLNMRAGETLDSAAQCFAEILMDLSEREETHAPAY
- a CDS encoding CoA-transferase subunit beta produces the protein MTGHDFTPDEMMAIAASRALSNTDVCFVGIGPPSAACNIARLTHAPDITLIYESGTIGTAPDVLPLSIGDGELCDTALTTVSVTEMFRYWLQGGKITVGFLGAAQIDRFANINTTVVGDYENPTVRLPGGGGAPEIASSSQEIYITMKQSKRGFVEKLDFFTSFGHGEGGDHRERMGIATKGPTLLITDLAIWKPDPVTKELTVVSLHPGTTKERVQQTVSWAVRFSDDLQETPAPTEEELSVLRALKARTAAAHAGNRVETA
- a CDS encoding TRAP transporter substrate-binding protein, giving the protein MFGNFKGLCASTALLFASVSMAGAAEYTFKLHHFLSPKAPAQTKMLEPWAKAVEENSGGQVKIEIYPSMSLGGRPPELVNQARDGVVDLVWTLNGYTPGLFPRTEVMELPFVFLDDPRAANLALYDMFESDLKADYKGLEVMFLHVHAGNGLQTRDKEVRSPADMAGMRIRTPSRTGAWVIEALGASPAAMPVPELPTALQKGVIDAAFIPWEIIPPLKIQEQTEYQIEGAGKARFGTSVFQVSMNKERWEGLPEDIQKAFRDASGAEWWAKVGEVWRATDDFGIGLAVKSGNKHITLSDEETAVFKEALAPVVEKWTSEVSKKGIDGNAMVAKAQALISKHSE
- a CDS encoding TRAP transporter small permease, with the translated sequence MGAFQKLGRTGIAGAFEKLIVAWALAGGLVLLAVVAVNIYSTLGNMWAAPFPGDFELSEIGVAIAVFSFLPFCQITDANVTADIFTSKAGPRLKAFLALIASVIAFGFGLLLLWRMYYGMSDQREYEYTTAILQIPIWYAYVPVLISLFLLSIGAVITLSENSRDLIRRT
- the pcaD gene encoding 3-oxoadipate enol-lactonase encodes the protein MHFIDLNATTLHFKKTSSDTAAPALVLINSLGTDFRIWDEFLLHLGHQGEVLTYDKRGHGLSGVGDARYSIDLHMRDLAALMDSQGIKNAVICGVSVGGMIALALQAARPDLVGGLILCDTAPRIGDPQGWQDRIDAIEANGMEGIADAVMSRWFSAGFQEEMPASVAGYRNLLCRTPVEGYLGTCAAIRDADLTCSAAQIDVPVLCIAGEDDQSTPPELVEEMANLIPNAKFERVRNCGHLPSIEQPEYLAHLVRQAISRWPGAIDQREQRQTEIYKQGMQTRRRVLGDTHVNAAEVQKNSFDAPFQELITEAAWGHVWSRHNWTLRERSIVTIALLAALGHLDEVAMHVRAARNTGATREDISEALLHTAIYAGVPAANSAIKVVKNVFAQLDASGE
- the pcaH gene encoding protocatechuate 3,4-dioxygenase subunit beta, which encodes MRQGSEMSKPTTNAGPFFPRDRNWHPQALSPNYKTSVLRSPQKALLSFGNTISETTGPVFGQNMLGELDHDLVLNYAKPGESALGERIIVHGHVLDEEAKPVPNALVEVWQANAGGRYRHKKDGYLAPLDPNFGGCGRVITDENGYYAFRTIRPGPYPWPNGVNDWRPSHIHFSLFGSGFAQRLITQMYFEGDPHIPMCPIVRTINDPEAIEMLVAKLDMNHTVPMDARAYRFDMVLRGRRSTMFENRMEGN
- the pcaG gene encoding protocatechuate 3,4-dioxygenase subunit alpha, coding for MTKLEYLKESPSQTAGPYVHIGCTPNFIGNMGIFKEDLGARMVNEQTNGQRITIKGRVFDGTGTPLKDAMLEIWQADSEGLFNSPSETRGDADPNFTGWGRQPVNLETGEFCFETVKPGSVPFPDGRVQAPHINFWIVARGINIGLNTRMYFPEEEEANAADPVLGRIEHRVRVPTLIAKQSGDTYTFDIYIQGENETVFFDI
- a CDS encoding CoA transferase subunit A — translated: MAEFLSLKDAVKKYLKSGDMAAFEGFTHLIPHAAAHEVIRQGIDELTIVRMTPDLIYDQLIGMGLVKKMIFSYAGNPGVGLLRRVRDSIENGWPRSIEIEEHSHAALANAYEAGAAGLPCAVFRGYLGTELQRVNPNIRSVTCPFTGEELAAVPSIRPDVAFIHALKADRKGNVLIEGIVGVQKEAVLAATHSIVTVEEVVDELDTHMNACILLHWTVSAICEVPGGAHPSYAQGYYGRDNKTYIDWDPIAADREKFQAWMEEHVLKQGPDVFAGRIKGLEVTS
- the pcaF gene encoding 3-oxoadipyl-CoA thiolase — encoded protein: MSEAYICDYIRTPIGRYGGALSSVRADDLGALPIKALMERNPSVDWEAVDEVYYGCANQAGEDNRNVARMVALLAGLPEAVPGTTLNRLCGSGMDAVIAAARAIKTGECDLVIAGGVESMSRAPFVMPKATTPFSRANEVFDTTIGWRFVNPKMKKQFGIDSMPETGENVAEDFGISRADQDAFAARSQAKAAAAQENGRLANEIIDVTIPQRKGDPIIVSSDEHPRAGTTAEKLAKLPTPFRENGSVTAGNASGVNDGAAALIVASAEAVKKYGLMPIARVLGGATAGVSPRIMGIGPAPAAKKLCARLDLQPTDFDIIELNEAFASQGIAVLRELGLDESAEHINPNGGAIALGHPLGMSGARITGTAALELSLQGKKRALATMCIGVGQGIAIALERD